The region ATCCTACATGCATGTCAAATCAACAGTGCTGGTACCTCTCTCTTCTTTCTCCCAAACAAACCCATCATTTTATTACCTCTTTGTAAACTTAAATCATTTATACCTTCTAAATCAATATTTCATCTTTATTACTTTTTACATATTTGAACTTCTGATGCAAAGACCTTTAGAACAAGACCAATGTTGAATATATTTGAACTAgtttgaaaattttcatcaaaGTTCGATAAACTTAGATTGTGTGTGGCTTAAACAAGTTCCATGTACCCCACAAAAAAGTTCAGGCAAGCTGCTTATAAGTTCTTTGGTTTCAAATACATTTTCTAGCAAAGTTCTTTAATATTTCTAACAAAGTGCAAACCCACAGTTCAAAAAGTTCTTCACCTTCTAATTCTGTTCATTTAGCACTTTACAATAAAAATGAGAAGTTCTTTACTCTTTTCAGCAAAGTTCCTCAGTAGAAACACTGATAACCTACTAAACAATCATATTGCAGTTTTAGTTAACAAAAATGTGTTTAAAAACTATCCAAGACTGATCTTGTTCTAAAGATCTTGATGTCAATAGTTCAAATATATTAAAAGTTCTAGAAATAAAATTATAATTATAAAGATATGAATCATCTAAACTGTCAGAAGAAAACTAGAAGTAATAAAGTTTGTAGAGAGAAAGGACACTGTAGGCATGCATGTGTAAGACTGTGGTGTTGAAAAGGAGAGAAAGAGGGGCATGCACATGCGAAGTGCAAATAGTTAGGATTAGCCTTATTGGTACGTGAGCACCCCTTATTCTTTTTTTTTAcgaaaaaacttccaatctattcatcctcaatcatggcagtacaacgaatactagaaataaaaattacatccagattcgtagaccacctaacgacgattacaagcactgaagcgagccgaaggcgcgccgccgtcatcgcccctccatcgccggagccgggcacaacttgttgtagtagacagtcgggaagtcgtcgtgctaaggccccgtaggaccagcaccccagaacaacaaccgccgccgatgaaaaataacgtagatcgaaaggatccgaatcgaagacacacgaacgtagacgaacaacgacgagatccgagcaaatccaccaaagatagatctgccggagacacacctccacacgcccaccaacgatgctagacgcaccgccggaacgggggctaggcggagagacctttattccatggggagccgccgccgtctcgccttcctgaataggacacaaaccctaacaagattgaaaaaaaaCGATtagaaacggagccctcccgccggcccttgccaggatccaccgcgcctccatggccctagggctaccggagacgaggcggacctgcgccggcgccggcgagaggcacgaaccctaactttctttcttAGAGAAGGAGGAGAAGGCGGAGCGCCTGATACGTATGCAACCCTTTGTAATTCGTGAGCACCTTATTCGTACGTAATGATCACGCATTTGACTCAACTCTGCAATACAACTCCAAACCGACCCTTAGCAACTCGTGAAATCAACCGAAGCAAAGTAATCAGACCCGTCAGCGATTCTAAACCCGCGATCGATTCGATACGATACGATACGAGacgatggagttccgaggagccgaGCCGACGAGGAGGCATCATCGTCAGCCTACCGGCGGCGTAGTCTCCGGTGCCCAAGGGTTGGCGGCGCTATCCGCCAGCCTCGCGCGGGCTCTGGCCGACAAGCACGCAGACAGCAACCTGGTCTTCTCTCCGCTGTCCATCTACACCGCGCTGGCGCTCGTCGCGGCCGGCGCCCGCGGCGCCACCCTGGACGAGATCCTCCGCTTCCTTGGCGCGCCGTCCCGGGGCGAGCTCGACGCGTTCGTCGCGCGCGCAGCGGGGGCCGCGCTGCAGGACCAGTCGGGCTCCGGCGGCCCGTGCGTGGCGTTCGCGTGCGGCGTCTGGAGCGACATGGCCTGCCCGCTGAAGCCCGGGTTCCGCAGGGCCGTCGTCGACGGCCCGTACGGGGCCGAGGCCTCCACCGTGGACTTCCGCGGCGACCCCGAGGGATCGCGCCAGCTGATCAACGCGTGGGCGGCGCGCGCCACCAACGGCCTGATCGAGTCCGTGCTCGGCCGGAACTCGGTGAACGAGCTCACGCGCGTCGTGCTCGGCAACGCCGTCTACTTCAAGGGCAAGTGGGACCAGCCCTTCCACAAGAGCGACACCGCCGACGCGCCGTTCCGCCGGGCCGGCGGCGCCGGCGCCGTCGACGTGCCCTTCATGCAGAGCTGGAAGAGGCAGTTCGTGGCTGTGCACGCCGGGTTCAAGGTGCTCAAGCTTAAGTACGAGATGGGGGACGCGCGCCCACGCCCGCCGCTCCATCCCAGAGACGACGCGAGCACGCAAGACAGACGCACCGAAACCTTTCACCGTGATCCCACCAAGCCAGCCCCGTTCTTCCCTAACCGTGCCCCGCTCGGCCATCCTGATCGACTCTCTCATGCTGCTCGCCAGCCCAACGCATCTTTCCGTCTCGCCGGCTTGCCCAGCTCCAGCTCCAGCCCCACACAGTTCTCCATGTGCATCTTCCTCCCGGACGCCGACGACGGTCTGCGCAGTCTGCTCGAGGCCATTGCTTCCCGGCCGGACTTCTTGCACGAGCACCTGCCTACTCAGAAGGTGGGCGTCGGCGAGTTCCGTGTGCCCAGGTTCAAGCTCTCCTTCCACGACAGCGTCGGCGGCGTCCTCAACAAGCTGGGCCTCCGCATGCCGTTCAGCGAGGCGGCCGACCTGTCCGACATGACGGAGGACGACCGCTCCGGCCTCCCGCTGGTCCTGAGCGAGGTCATCCACAAAGCGGTCACCGAGGTGAACGAGGAGGGCACAAGGGCCGCGGCCGTCACCATGTGTCTTATGAAGGAGGGGTGCGAGGCCAGGCCGAGGCCGCCGCCACCAGTGGACTTCGTCGCCGATCATCCGTTCGCCTACTTCATTGTGGAGGAAGGGACCGGCGCCGTCGTCTTTGCCGGCCATGTCCTCGATCCCTCGACACAATAGTAGCAACCTAGGATGTTGGAACTCCCGTATTTCGAATACATTTGCATGCGTTTGAAATAAATGACCAATTTTTTTACACATTTTTGTAAGGTTTATCGGTTAATTTGTTCCTTCAGGCTTAGTTGATCTGCTCGAGTGATTACTCGCTGGCTCGTTGCTGTCACTAAAGTTTCAGATTCCTCAGAAACCAAGTTTCAGTTCCACGCCTAGGTACTCCTTGCATGCTATAGCATGGCCATTAGAGGTGTTAATCATGCCTTTAGTGCACTGATACATGATTGCCAAATCATGGACACACCAATTCAGACGCACAAAGGAGCCATGGACACTGCACCACTCACGATAACAAATGAGTGCGCCCCTCGAGACCTTGTAGAAAATATGGCATTCCAGCGAGCAAGTATAGCAAACAATATACAGGTTATCCACAGTTTCACAGGCGCAGAACTACCCCAAAAAATTAATCACCACGCTACAGCTAACAGCCAAAAAATGAGATTACATGTGTGTGTGTGCCCTTATTGGCAAAAGAGAGAAATATGAAATGAATCTTTGCATCGACGATCTTTCCAAACAGTCTGGACAACGAGACATCATCCTTTGCCTGCTACATAAAAAATCGCAAGATCCCGAAACCATCAATCAATCTGTTCAATGCAATGGACAGATGATGCTGCGTCTGCTCAATACTGTCGACACTGGTAGCCAATGGCAGCACCTCTTCTCCTGTTCAACTGCTGCGTCTAGTTTGTTGTGGATGGTAGCCAATGACAGTGCAGGTCTTGGGAGCTACAGGCATCCAGTAGACAGTGGCGGATTTTAGGTGGAGGCCAGTGGATGTCGCAAACTGTTGTCGAGGGTTCTGATCAAGTGTGCTACGGATTTACATTGCACTCATCCATGAATCGATCTTCTCGAGTGAGAAACCTCCTCCAGTATTTCTTGTAGTCCAGTATGCCTAACTCAAGCCAAGGCTTCATATTGCCATTGTAGTGCAATGCTGCAGAGCTCTGTGCAACCTCCGGATCGATTCCATAATCATATCCAAGTCCAGACAGAGTCGTCCTCCCATCAAGAGGGTAGACGAGATTTTCAAAAGACAACAGGCTTAAAGAAAAGGCAGCTTCTCTCAGAGATACCTCGTCTTTTTTCTTGACCTGCAACACAACAGCAGAATAAATGTCCAGTGCCCTATAACTATATGAAGCACCGTTGTTCGGTATTACACAGAAATTAATACAATAATGACACTTGCCCGTAACAAAAATTAATGCAGCATGCTACCCATTCCATGCAAGTAATTGAGAATAAACTGAATTTCACACCACATATAAACTGTCCAAATCTTCTCCCATGCCGTTTTTTTATGCGGGCTCAGTTttttagccggtcccaagcccgggtaaaggaggagggttgtgataggcttggcgagccaacg is a window of Triticum dicoccoides isolate Atlit2015 ecotype Zavitan chromosome 2B, WEW_v2.0, whole genome shotgun sequence DNA encoding:
- the LOC119367265 gene encoding putative serpin-Z8, producing the protein MACPLKPGFRRAVVDGPYGAEASTVDFRGDPEGSRQLINAWAARATNGLIESVLGRNSVNELTRVVLGNAVYFKGKWDQPFHKSDTADAPFRRAGGAGAVDVPFMQSWKRQFVAVHAGFKVLKLKYEMGDARPRPPLHPRDDASTQDRRTETFHRDPTKPAPFFPNRAPLGHPDRLSHAARQPNASFRLAGLPSSSSSPTQFSMCIFLPDADDGLRSLLEAIASRPDFLHEHLPTQKVGVGEFRVPRFKLSFHDSVGGVLNKLGLRMPFSEAADLSDMTEDDRSGLPLVLSEVIHKAVTEVNEEGTRAAAVTMCLMKEGCEARPRPPPPVDFVADHPFAYFIVEEGTGAVVFAGHVLDPSTQ